Proteins found in one Cricetulus griseus strain 17A/GY chromosome X, alternate assembly CriGri-PICRH-1.0, whole genome shotgun sequence genomic segment:
- the LOC100765265 gene encoding protein BEX2, with translation MESKDQDVKNLDMENDHQEKEEKEEKPQDANKRELPVTLPFEAGRFRVPKGSRRRLRVRQPIVHYRWDLMYRVAEPQARMRDENMERLGEDVRHLMEKLRERQQSHTLRAVSTDPPHHDHHDEFCLMP, from the coding sequence ATGGAGTCCAAAGATCAAGACGTGAAAAATCTCGACATGGAAAATGACCAtcaggaaaaggaggaaaaggaagaaaagccgCAAGATGCTAACAAAAGGGAGCTGCCGGTGACCCTGCCTTTTGAAGCAGGGCGCTTCCGTGTGCCTAAGGGAAGTCGCAGGCGGCTCCGCGTTAGGCAGCCCATCGTGCACTATAGATGGGACCTGATGTATAGGGTTGCAGAGCCCCAGGCAAGGATGAGAGATGAGAACATGGAGAGGCTTGGGGAGGATGTGAGACACCTCATGGAGAAGCTGAGGGAGAGGCAGCAGAGCCATACTCTGCGGGCAGTTAGCACTGACCCCCCTCACCATGACCACCATGATGAGTTTTGCCTTATGCCCTGA
- the Tceal5 gene encoding transcription elongation factor A protein-like 5, which produces MEKFYKENEGKPENKGKAEDEGSTEEGGKADEDKSDAERKPARQGKLEEGGGPGEQGQQKVEGKPENQGKSEGEGKHDPQAKPASEARAAEKRPAEDYVPRKAKRKTDRGTDDSPKNSQEDLQDRHVSSEEMMRECADMTRAQEELRKRQKMGGFHWMPRDAQDALVPRGQRGVRGVRGGGRGQKDLEDAPFV; this is translated from the coding sequence ATGGAAAAGttctacaaagaaaatgaaggaaagcccgaaaacaaaggaaaggcagAAGACGAAGGAAGTacagaagagggaggaaaggcaGATGAAGACAAGTCAGATGCAGAGAGGAAGCCAGCACGCCAGGGGAAGCTAGAGGAGGGGGGAGGGCCAGGTGAGCAGGGACAACAGAAAGTTGAGGGGAAGCCAGAAAATCAGGGCAAGTCTGAAGGGGAGGGCAAGCATGATCCCCAGGCAAAGCCAGCCAGCGAGGCGCGCGCAGCAGAAAAGCGCCCTGCTGAAGATTATGTGCCCCGGAAAGCCAAACGAAAAACAGACAGGGGGACAGACGATTCTCCCAAGAACTCCCAGGAGGACTTACAGGACAGGCATGTAAGCAGTGAGGAGATGATGAGAGAGTGTGCAGATATGACAAGGGCTCAGGAAGAgctgaggaagagacagaaaatggGAGGTTTTCACTGGATGCCAAGAGATGCACAGGATGCGCTAGTCCCCAGGGGCCAACGGGGAGTCAGGGGAGTGAGGggcggaggcagaggccagaaggactTGGAAGATGCTCCTTTCGTTTAA